A stretch of Pseudomonas taetrolens DNA encodes these proteins:
- a CDS encoding glycine betaine ABC transporter substrate-binding protein — protein MRMRRLLGVGAAVVLAISAGQASAQDKPTLSIGYVDGWSDSVATTHVAAEVIKQKLGYDVKLMPVATGIMWQGVATGKLDAMLSAWLPVTHGEYWTKNKDKVVDYGPNFKDARIGLIVPEYVKATSIADLKTDDGFKKKIVGIDAGSGVMLKTDEAIKDYDLAGYKLQASSGAAMTSELGRAYAKKDPIAVTGWVPHWMFAKWKLRFLDDPKGVYGAAETVNSIGSKGLEAKAPEVANFLQKFSWDSKDEIGEVMLAIQEGAKPEAAAKEWVAKHPQRVAEWTAK, from the coding sequence ATGAGAATGCGACGACTATTGGGCGTGGGGGCTGCCGTAGTGCTGGCAATAAGTGCCGGCCAGGCAAGCGCACAGGATAAACCCACCTTGAGCATTGGGTACGTTGACGGTTGGTCCGACAGTGTGGCGACCACCCATGTCGCGGCTGAAGTCATCAAGCAGAAGCTCGGCTATGACGTAAAGCTGATGCCGGTGGCGACCGGGATCATGTGGCAAGGCGTCGCCACGGGTAAGCTGGATGCCATGCTGTCCGCCTGGCTGCCTGTTACCCATGGCGAGTATTGGACCAAGAACAAAGACAAGGTGGTCGATTACGGTCCGAACTTCAAAGACGCCCGGATCGGTCTCATCGTGCCGGAGTACGTGAAAGCCACGTCCATTGCAGATTTAAAAACCGACGACGGCTTCAAGAAAAAGATTGTCGGGATCGACGCGGGCTCGGGCGTCATGCTGAAGACCGATGAGGCAATCAAGGATTACGACCTCGCGGGCTATAAGCTGCAAGCCAGTTCGGGGGCTGCCATGACTTCGGAGTTGGGGCGTGCTTATGCCAAGAAAGACCCTATTGCCGTGACCGGGTGGGTGCCTCACTGGATGTTCGCCAAATGGAAACTGCGCTTCCTGGATGATCCCAAAGGTGTGTATGGCGCAGCAGAAACCGTCAATAGCATCGGCAGCAAGGGGCTTGAGGCCAAGGCGCCTGAGGTGGCGAATTTCCTGCAGAAGTTTTCCTGGGATTCAAAAGACGAAATTGGTGAGGTGATGCTGGCCATTCAAGAGGGTGCAAAACCTGAAGCGGCTGCCAAAGAGTGGGTGGCCAAACATCCTCAGCGTGTAGCCGAGTGGACGGCTAAATAA
- a CDS encoding DUF485 domain-containing protein: protein MNDSIYLSIQNSPRFKELVKKRERFAWILSAIMLGLYAAFILLIAYGSHIMGAKITPDSTITWGIPIGVGLIVSAFILTGIYVRRANGEFDDLNNAILKEAGK from the coding sequence ATGAACGACAGCATTTACCTCTCGATTCAAAACAGCCCGCGTTTCAAGGAGCTGGTTAAAAAAAGGGAGCGCTTCGCCTGGATTCTCTCGGCGATCATGCTTGGGCTATATGCCGCCTTTATCCTTTTGATTGCTTACGGGTCACACATCATGGGGGCAAAAATAACCCCCGATTCGACGATTACCTGGGGTATCCCCATCGGTGTCGGGCTGATCGTTTCAGCCTTCATCTTGACCGGCATCTATGTGCGCCGCGCCAATGGTGAATTCGATGACCTGAACAATGCAATTCTCAAGGAGGCAGGGAAATGA
- a CDS encoding cation acetate symporter, which translates to MSRRLLATLGVAAFAPSVWAAEALTGEVQKQPLNVSAIIMFVLFVGATLCITYWASKRNKSAADYYAAGGKITGFQNGLAIAGDYMSAASFLGISALVYTSGYDGLIYSIGFLVGWPIILFLIAERLRNLGKYTFADVASYRLGQTQIRSLSACGSLVVVAFYLIAQMVGAGKLIQLLFGLDYHVAVILVGILMCLYVLFGGMLATTWVQIIKAVLLLSGATFMAVMVMKHVNFDFNSLFAEAVKVHPKGDAIMSPGGLVKDPISAFSLGLALMFGTAGLPHILMRFFTVSDAKEARKSVLYATGFIGYFYILTFIIGFGAILLVSTNPAFKDAAGALLGGNNMAAVHLADAVGGSIFLGFISAVAFATILAVVAGLTLAGASAVSHDLYASVIKKGKANDKEEIRVSKITTVILGVLAIGLGILFESQNIAFMVGLAFSIAASCNFPVLLLSMYWKNLTTRGAMIGGWMGLISAVGLMILGPTIWVQILHHEKAIFPYEYPALFSMIIAFVGIWFFSITDKSKSAEKERALFFPQFVRSQTGLGASGAVSH; encoded by the coding sequence ATGAGCCGGCGTCTACTGGCAACACTGGGCGTTGCTGCCTTTGCCCCGAGTGTCTGGGCGGCGGAAGCCCTGACCGGAGAGGTGCAAAAGCAGCCACTCAACGTCTCGGCAATCATCATGTTTGTGCTGTTTGTCGGCGCAACCCTCTGCATCACCTACTGGGCTTCCAAGCGTAACAAGTCGGCAGCGGACTACTACGCTGCGGGCGGTAAAATCACAGGCTTCCAGAACGGTCTGGCGATTGCCGGCGACTACATGTCTGCGGCGTCTTTCCTGGGGATTTCCGCGCTGGTTTACACCTCTGGCTATGACGGCCTGATCTATTCGATCGGCTTCCTGGTCGGTTGGCCAATCATCCTGTTCCTGATCGCAGAGCGTCTGCGTAACCTAGGCAAGTACACCTTTGCTGACGTGGCCTCGTACCGTTTGGGTCAAACCCAGATCCGTTCGTTGTCGGCCTGCGGCTCTCTGGTGGTGGTCGCGTTTTATCTGATCGCGCAAATGGTGGGTGCTGGCAAGCTGATACAACTGCTGTTCGGGCTGGACTATCACGTTGCGGTGATTCTGGTGGGCATCCTGATGTGCCTGTATGTATTGTTCGGCGGCATGCTGGCGACTACATGGGTACAGATCATCAAGGCGGTGCTGCTGCTGTCGGGTGCGACGTTCATGGCCGTAATGGTAATGAAGCACGTCAACTTCGACTTCAACTCGCTGTTTGCCGAAGCCGTCAAGGTTCACCCTAAAGGCGATGCCATCATGAGCCCGGGCGGCCTGGTGAAAGACCCTATTTCGGCGTTCTCTCTGGGGCTGGCGCTGATGTTCGGTACTGCGGGCCTGCCGCACATTCTGATGCGCTTCTTCACGGTGAGCGATGCCAAAGAAGCACGTAAAAGTGTGCTCTACGCAACGGGCTTCATTGGTTACTTCTACATCCTGACCTTCATCATCGGTTTCGGCGCGATCTTGCTGGTCAGCACCAACCCTGCATTCAAGGACGCTGCGGGTGCCTTGCTGGGTGGCAACAACATGGCAGCCGTGCACCTGGCGGATGCGGTCGGTGGCAGTATCTTCCTGGGCTTTATTTCGGCAGTGGCCTTCGCCACGATCCTGGCGGTGGTTGCGGGTCTGACCCTGGCCGGCGCGTCGGCGGTATCTCACGACCTGTATGCCAGCGTGATCAAAAAAGGCAAAGCCAATGACAAGGAAGAGATTCGCGTTTCGAAAATCACCACTGTGATCCTGGGCGTTCTGGCTATTGGCCTGGGCATCCTGTTCGAAAGCCAGAACATTGCGTTCATGGTGGGCCTGGCGTTCTCCATCGCCGCGAGCTGCAACTTCCCGGTCCTGCTGCTTTCCATGTACTGGAAAAACCTGACCACTCGCGGAGCAATGATTGGTGGCTGGATGGGGCTTATAAGCGCGGTTGGCTTGATGATCCTGGGCCCGACCATCTGGGTGCAGATTCTGCATCATGAAAAAGCCATCTTCCCTTATGAATACCCGGCGTTGTTCTCGATGATCATCGCGTTCGTGGGTATCTGGTTCTTCTCGATTACCGACAAATCCAAGTCGGCCGAGAAAGAGCGTGCGCTGTTCTTCCCGCAGTTTGTGCGTTCACAGACAGGGCTGGGGGCGAGCGGGGCGGTGTCTCACTAA
- the gltA gene encoding citrate synthase, with translation MADKKAQLIIEGAAPVELPILTGTVGPDVIDVRGLTATGRFTFDPGFMSTASCESKITYIDGDNGILLHRGYPIEQLAEHSDYLETAYLLLNGELPTAEQKAQFVSTVKNHTMVHEQLKTFFNGFRRDAHPMAVMCGVVGALSAFYHDSLDINNPQHREISAIRLVAKMPTLAAMVYKYSMGQPMMYPRNDLTYAENFLHMMFNTPCEIKPISPVLAKAMDKIFILHADHEQNASTSTVRLAGSSGANPFACIAAGIAALWGPAHGGANEAVLTMLDEIGDVSNIDKFIAKAKDKNDPFKLMGFGHRVYKNRDPRATVMKKTCDEVLKELGIKNDPQLELAMRLEEIALTDPYFIERSLYPNVDFYSGIILKAIGIPTSMFTVIFALARTVGWISHWKEMLSSPYKIGRPRQLYTGYESRDLIKLEDRK, from the coding sequence ATGGCTGACAAAAAAGCGCAGTTGATCATCGAGGGCGCAGCCCCCGTCGAGCTGCCCATTTTAACTGGCACCGTGGGTCCCGATGTAATCGATGTGCGAGGCCTTACGGCCACGGGCCGGTTTACATTTGACCCTGGCTTCATGTCGACTGCATCTTGCGAGTCGAAGATCACCTATATTGATGGTGACAACGGTATCCTGCTGCACCGTGGCTACCCGATCGAACAGCTGGCCGAACACTCTGACTACCTTGAAACCGCTTACCTGCTGCTGAACGGCGAACTGCCGACCGCAGAGCAGAAGGCTCAATTTGTCAGCACCGTAAAGAACCACACCATGGTTCACGAGCAGTTGAAGACCTTCTTCAACGGCTTCCGTCGTGACGCCCACCCGATGGCAGTCATGTGCGGTGTAGTCGGCGCCCTCTCGGCCTTCTACCACGACTCCCTGGACATCAATAACCCGCAGCATCGCGAAATTTCCGCGATCCGCCTGGTTGCCAAGATGCCGACACTGGCCGCGATGGTTTACAAGTACTCCATGGGTCAACCCATGATGTACCCGCGTAACGACCTGACCTACGCCGAAAACTTCCTGCACATGATGTTCAACACACCGTGCGAGATCAAACCGATCAGCCCGGTGCTGGCCAAGGCCATGGATAAGATCTTTATCCTGCACGCCGACCATGAACAGAATGCTTCGACATCAACCGTACGCCTGGCGGGCTCTTCGGGTGCCAACCCGTTCGCCTGTATTGCTGCCGGTATCGCTGCACTGTGGGGCCCTGCCCACGGCGGTGCCAACGAAGCCGTGCTGACCATGCTCGACGAAATTGGCGATGTGTCAAACATCGACAAGTTCATCGCCAAGGCCAAGGACAAAAACGATCCGTTCAAGCTGATGGGCTTCGGTCACCGCGTTTACAAAAACCGCGACCCTCGTGCAACCGTCATGAAAAAGACTTGCGACGAAGTGCTTAAAGAGCTGGGCATCAAGAACGATCCGCAACTCGAACTGGCCATGCGCCTGGAAGAGATCGCCCTGACTGACCCGTACTTCATCGAGCGCTCGCTGTACCCGAACGTCGACTTCTACTCGGGGATCATCCTCAAGGCGATCGGCATTCCGACCAGCATGTTCACTGTGATCTTCGCCCTGGCCCGCACAGTCGGCTGGATCTCCCACTGGAAAGAAATGCTCTCCAGCCCGTACAAGATTGGCCGTCCACGCCAGCTGTACACGGGTTACGAGTCGCGCGACCTGATCAAGCTGGAAGACCGCAAGTAA
- the sdhC gene encoding succinate dehydrogenase, cytochrome b556 subunit translates to MNSQRPVNLDLRTIKLPITGVTSFLHRVSGIILFLGLGIMLYALSKSLGSEEGYAEVKACLTSPLAKFVAWGLLSALLYHLVAGIRHLIMDMGIGETLEGGKLGSKIVIVISVVMIVLAGVWIW, encoded by the coding sequence GTGAATAGCCAACGACCTGTAAACCTAGACCTAAGGACCATCAAACTCCCCATTACCGGCGTTACGTCATTTCTGCACCGTGTATCGGGCATTATTCTTTTCCTCGGCCTGGGCATCATGCTTTATGCATTGAGCAAATCCCTGGGTTCCGAAGAAGGTTATGCCGAGGTGAAGGCATGCTTGACCAGTCCGCTGGCCAAATTCGTTGCGTGGGGCCTGCTATCTGCCTTGCTGTACCACCTTGTGGCCGGTATTCGCCACTTGATCATGGACATGGGCATCGGTGAGACGCTGGAAGGCGGCAAGCTGGGCTCGAAAATCGTGATCGTCATTTCCGTGGTGATGATCGTTCTGGCGGGAGTTTGGATATGGTAA
- the sdhD gene encoding succinate dehydrogenase, hydrophobic membrane anchor protein has protein sequence MVTSVTNLSRSGLYDWMAQRVSAVVLAAYFIFLIGYLVANPGLGYAQWHELFASNWMRIFSLLALVALGAHAWVGMWTIATDYLTPMALGKSATAVRFLFQAVCGVAMFAYFVWGVQILWGI, from the coding sequence ATGGTAACCAGCGTTACGAACCTGTCGCGTTCGGGCCTCTATGACTGGATGGCACAGCGTGTGTCTGCGGTTGTTCTAGCGGCTTATTTCATTTTCCTGATCGGGTACCTCGTTGCGAACCCGGGCCTGGGCTATGCCCAATGGCATGAGCTGTTCGCAAGCAACTGGATGCGTATTTTCAGCCTGTTGGCCCTCGTTGCTCTGGGCGCTCACGCCTGGGTCGGCATGTGGACCATCGCGACTGACTACCTGACGCCAATGGCGCTGGGCAAGTCCGCAACAGCGGTACGTTTCCTCTTCCAGGCAGTCTGCGGCGTTGCAATGTTCGCTTACTTCGTCTGGGGTGTGCAGATTCTTTGGGGTATCTGA
- the sdhA gene encoding succinate dehydrogenase flavoprotein subunit: MATNTVNTLSFDAIIIGGGGAGMRAALQLAQGGHKTAVITKVFPTRSHTVSAQGGITCAIASADPNDDWRWHMYDTVKGSDYIGDQDAIEYMCSVGPEAVFELEHMGLPFSRTEQGRIYQRPFGGQSKDFGKGGQAARTCAAADRTGHALLHTLYQANLKAGTVFLNEYYGVDLVKNEDGAFVGMIVICIETGETSYVRANATVLATGGAGRIYSSTTNALINTGDGIGMALRAGVPVQDIEMWQFHPTGIAGAGVLVTEGCRGEGGYLINKHGERFMERYAPNAKDLAGRDVVARSMVKEIIAGNGCGPDGDHVMLKLDHLGEEVLHSRLPGICELSKTFAHVDPVLAPVPVVPTCHYMMGGVATNIHGQAITQDAEGVDQIIPGLFAVGEVACVSVHGANRLGGNSLLDLVVFGRAAGLFLEQTLKEGVDYARPRQSDIDAALARLDGLNSRTDGEDVATLRKELQSCMQNYFGVFRTGEYMQKGIAQLADLRKRIANVKINDKSQAFNTARIEALELQNLLEVAEATAIAAEVRKESRGAHAREDFEDRDDVNWLCHTLYFPGEKRVAKRSVNFSPKTVPTFEPMVRTY, translated from the coding sequence ATGGCTACTAACACAGTTAATACACTTTCGTTCGACGCCATTATCATTGGCGGCGGCGGTGCCGGCATGCGCGCTGCCTTGCAACTGGCCCAGGGCGGTCACAAGACCGCTGTAATCACCAAGGTTTTCCCGACTCGTTCGCACACGGTATCGGCTCAGGGTGGCATCACCTGCGCAATCGCCTCTGCAGATCCGAACGATGACTGGCGCTGGCACATGTACGATACCGTCAAGGGTTCCGACTACATCGGTGACCAGGACGCTATCGAGTACATGTGTTCCGTTGGTCCGGAAGCCGTGTTCGAGCTCGAGCACATGGGCCTGCCGTTCTCCCGTACCGAGCAGGGCCGTATCTACCAGCGTCCTTTCGGTGGTCAGTCGAAAGACTTCGGTAAAGGTGGCCAGGCTGCCCGTACGTGTGCAGCTGCCGACCGTACCGGTCACGCGCTGTTGCACACCCTGTACCAGGCCAACCTGAAGGCTGGCACTGTATTCCTGAACGAATACTACGGTGTCGATCTGGTTAAGAACGAAGACGGCGCCTTTGTAGGCATGATCGTTATTTGTATCGAAACTGGTGAGACCTCTTACGTTCGCGCTAACGCGACCGTATTGGCGACAGGCGGTGCAGGTCGCATCTACTCGTCGACCACCAATGCCCTGATCAACACCGGTGACGGTATCGGCATGGCCCTGCGTGCAGGCGTGCCAGTACAGGACATCGAAATGTGGCAGTTCCACCCGACCGGTATTGCCGGTGCCGGTGTACTGGTTACTGAAGGTTGCCGTGGTGAAGGTGGATACCTGATCAACAAGCACGGTGAGCGTTTCATGGAGCGTTATGCTCCGAACGCCAAAGACCTTGCAGGTCGTGACGTTGTAGCTCGCTCGATGGTGAAGGAAATCATCGCGGGCAACGGTTGCGGTCCGGATGGCGACCACGTAATGCTGAAGCTCGATCACCTCGGTGAAGAAGTTCTGCACAGCCGTCTGCCAGGTATTTGCGAACTGTCCAAGACTTTCGCTCACGTAGACCCGGTGCTGGCTCCAGTTCCAGTGGTTCCGACTTGCCACTATATGATGGGCGGCGTTGCCACCAACATTCATGGCCAGGCGATCACTCAGGACGCTGAAGGCGTTGACCAGATCATCCCTGGCCTGTTCGCAGTGGGTGAAGTGGCGTGCGTATCGGTACACGGTGCCAACCGTCTGGGCGGCAACTCGTTGCTCGACCTGGTGGTGTTCGGTCGTGCTGCCGGCCTGTTCCTTGAGCAGACCCTGAAAGAAGGCGTTGATTACGCTCGTCCTCGTCAGTCCGACATCGACGCTGCTCTGGCGCGACTGGATGGCCTGAACTCGCGTACCGACGGCGAAGACGTGGCAACCCTGCGTAAAGAACTGCAAAGCTGCATGCAGAACTACTTCGGCGTATTCCGTACTGGCGAATACATGCAGAAGGGTATTGCCCAGCTCGCAGACCTGCGCAAGCGCATTGCCAACGTGAAGATCAACGATAAGAGCCAGGCATTCAACACGGCCCGTATCGAAGCCCTTGAGCTGCAAAACCTGCTCGAAGTGGCTGAAGCAACTGCAATCGCTGCTGAAGTCCGTAAAGAATCGCGCGGTGCTCACGCCCGTGAAGACTTCGAAGATCGTGACGACGTTAACTGGCTGTGCCACACCCTGTACTTCCCGGGTGAGAAGCGCGTAGCCAAACGTTCGGTGAACTTCTCGCCGAAAACCGTTCCGACCTTCGAACCTATGGTTCGTACTTACTAA
- a CDS encoding succinate dehydrogenase iron-sulfur subunit — translation MLKVSVYRYNPDQDAAPFMQEFEVNTNGKDLMVLDVLALIKEQDEGFSYRRSCREGVCGSDGMNINGKNGLACVTPLSAVVKGNKLIVRPLPGLPVIRDLVVDMSIFYKQYEKVKPFLQNDTPAPAIERLQSPEEREKLDGLYECILCACCSTSCPSFWWNPDKFLGPAALLQAYRFLADSRDTRTTERLASLDDPFSVFRCRGIMNCVNVCPKGLNPTKAIGHVRSMLLQSGI, via the coding sequence ATGTTGAAAGTCAGTGTTTATCGCTACAACCCGGATCAGGACGCCGCGCCGTTCATGCAAGAGTTCGAGGTCAATACCAACGGTAAAGACCTGATGGTGCTGGACGTGCTGGCCTTGATCAAAGAGCAGGACGAGGGCTTCTCCTATCGTCGCTCTTGCCGTGAGGGCGTTTGCGGCTCCGACGGCATGAACATCAACGGCAAAAACGGTCTGGCGTGCGTAACGCCGCTGTCCGCTGTTGTTAAAGGCAACAAGCTGATCGTTCGTCCTCTGCCAGGTTTGCCGGTTATCCGTGACCTGGTCGTCGATATGAGCATCTTCTACAAGCAATACGAAAAAGTTAAGCCGTTCCTGCAGAACGATACTCCGGCTCCGGCCATCGAGCGTCTGCAATCGCCAGAAGAGCGTGAAAAGCTCGACGGTCTGTACGAGTGCATCCTGTGCGCTTGCTGCTCGACTTCGTGCCCGTCCTTCTGGTGGAACCCGGACAAGTTCCTGGGCCCTGCTGCACTGCTGCAAGCCTATCGTTTCCTGGCTGACAGCCGTGACACCAGGACCACGGAGCGTCTGGCTTCACTGGATGACCCGTTCAGCGTATTCCGCTGCCGCGGGATCATGAACTGCGTCAACGTGTGTCCGAAGGGCCTGAACCCGACTAAGGCCATCGGTCACGTGCGTAGCATGCTGCTGCAAAGCGGCATTTGA
- a CDS encoding 2-oxoglutarate dehydrogenase E1 component, whose amino-acid sequence MQESVMQRMWNSGYLSGGNAAYVEELYELYLHDPNAVPEEWRTYFQTLPNDGNSAIDVSHSTIRDHFVLLAKNQRRAQPVSAGSVSSEHEKKQVEVLRLIQAYRMRGHQAAQLDPLGLWQRPAPADLSINHYGLTNADLDTTFRAGDLYIGKEEASLREILEALQQTYCRTIGAEFTHIVDSEQRHWFEQRLESVRGRPTYSAEVKGHLLERVTAAEGLEKYLGTKYPGTKRFGLEGGESLIPLLDELIQRSGNYGTKEVVIGMAHRGRLNVLVNTFGKNPRDLFDEFEGKKKIELGSGDVKYHQGFSSNVMTSGGEVHLAMAFNPSHLEIVSPVVEGSVRARQDRRNDAAGDKVLPISIHGDAAFAGQGVVMETFQMSQTRGFKTGGTVHLVINNQVGFTISNPEDSRSTEYCTDVAKMIQAPILHVNGDDPEAVLFVTQLAIDYRMQFKRDVVIDLFCYRRRGHNEADEPNGTQPLMYQQIAKQRTTRELYAERLTQENVVDAERVQAKIDEYRNALDNGLHVVKSLVKEPNKELFVDWRPYLGHAWTARHDTRFDLKTLQELSAKLLEIPEGFVVQRQVSKIYEDRQKMQAGGLPINWGYAETMAYATLAFEGHPIRMTGQDIGRGTFSHRHAVLHNQKDAGTYIPLKHLYEGQPRFDLYDSLLSEEAVLAFEYGYSTTTPNALVIWEAQFGDFANGAQVVIDQFITSGEHKWGRLCGLTMLLPHGYEGQGPEHSSARLERYLQLCAEHNIQVCVPTTPAQIYHLLRRQVIRPLRKPLIVLTPKSLLRHKLAVSTLEDLAEGSFQTVIPEIDAQDPAKVERIVLCSGKVYYDLLEKRRAEGRDDIAIVRLEQLYPFPEDDLIEVLAPYKNLKHIVWCQEEPMNQGAWYCSQHHMRRIISGHNKSLVLEYAGRDASAAPACGYASMHAEQQAKLLQDAFTV is encoded by the coding sequence ATGCAAGAAAGCGTGATGCAGCGCATGTGGAACAGCGGCTATCTTTCAGGTGGTAACGCTGCCTATGTGGAAGAGCTCTATGAGCTCTACCTGCACGACCCTAACGCTGTGCCAGAAGAGTGGCGCACCTACTTTCAGACGTTGCCGAATGACGGCAACTCTGCCATCGATGTTTCGCACTCCACAATCCGCGACCATTTCGTGCTGCTGGCAAAGAACCAGCGCCGCGCCCAACCGGTTTCTGCCGGGAGCGTGAGCAGTGAGCACGAGAAGAAGCAGGTTGAAGTGCTGCGATTGATCCAGGCCTATCGGATGCGCGGCCACCAGGCAGCCCAGCTTGATCCGCTGGGGCTGTGGCAGCGTCCTGCACCTGCAGACCTGTCGATCAATCATTACGGCTTGACCAATGCCGATCTTGATACGACCTTCCGTGCCGGCGACCTGTACATCGGCAAAGAGGAAGCGAGCCTACGCGAAATTCTCGAAGCGTTGCAGCAGACATATTGCCGCACCATTGGCGCAGAGTTCACGCACATCGTCGATTCCGAACAGCGCCACTGGTTTGAACAGCGCCTCGAAAGCGTACGTGGCCGCCCGACCTACTCGGCTGAAGTCAAAGGTCATTTGCTTGAGCGTGTAACTGCCGCAGAAGGCCTGGAAAAGTACCTGGGCACCAAGTACCCGGGCACCAAGCGTTTCGGTCTCGAAGGCGGCGAAAGCCTGATTCCTTTGCTGGACGAACTGATCCAGCGTTCGGGCAACTACGGCACCAAGGAAGTCGTTATCGGCATGGCCCACCGTGGCCGTCTGAACGTCCTGGTGAACACCTTCGGCAAAAACCCGCGCGACCTGTTCGACGAGTTCGAAGGCAAGAAAAAAATCGAGCTGGGTTCGGGTGACGTCAAGTATCACCAGGGCTTCTCCTCCAACGTCATGACCTCCGGTGGTGAAGTTCACCTGGCAATGGCGTTCAACCCTTCCCACCTGGAAATCGTTTCTCCAGTGGTTGAAGGCTCGGTACGCGCTCGTCAGGACCGTCGTAACGACGCGGCGGGCGACAAGGTTCTGCCGATTTCCATCCACGGTGACGCTGCATTCGCAGGTCAGGGCGTGGTGATGGAAACCTTCCAGATGTCGCAGACTCGCGGCTTCAAGACGGGCGGTACGGTTCACCTGGTAATCAACAACCAGGTTGGCTTCACCATCAGCAACCCTGAAGACTCGCGTTCCACCGAGTACTGCACTGACGTTGCGAAAATGATTCAGGCACCGATCCTCCATGTGAATGGTGATGATCCGGAAGCCGTGTTGTTCGTGACCCAGCTGGCAATCGACTACCGCATGCAGTTCAAGCGTGATGTCGTGATCGACCTGTTCTGCTACCGCCGTCGCGGTCACAACGAGGCCGACGAGCCAAACGGTACGCAGCCGTTGATGTATCAGCAAATCGCCAAGCAGCGCACGACCCGTGAACTGTATGCCGAACGTCTGACGCAAGAAAACGTGGTTGACGCAGAACGCGTTCAGGCCAAGATCGACGAGTACCGCAACGCGCTGGACAACGGCCTGCATGTTGTGAAAAGTCTGGTCAAAGAGCCGAACAAAGAGCTGTTCGTTGACTGGCGTCCATACCTGGGCCACGCCTGGACTGCGCGTCACGACACCCGTTTTGATCTGAAAACCCTGCAAGAGCTGTCAGCCAAGCTGCTGGAAATTCCAGAAGGCTTCGTGGTTCAGCGTCAGGTGTCGAAGATCTACGAAGACCGTCAGAAAATGCAAGCCGGCGGCCTGCCGATCAACTGGGGTTATGCCGAGACCATGGCATACGCAACCCTGGCGTTCGAAGGTCACCCGATCCGCATGACCGGTCAGGACATCGGCCGCGGTACGTTCTCGCACCGTCACGCTGTGTTGCACAACCAGAAAGATGCCGGCACCTACATTCCGCTCAAGCACCTGTACGAAGGTCAACCTCGTTTTGACCTGTACGACTCGCTGCTGTCGGAAGAAGCGGTCCTGGCGTTCGAATACGGTTATTCGACCACTACGCCAAATGCCCTGGTTATCTGGGAAGCCCAGTTCGGCGACTTCGCCAACGGCGCCCAGGTTGTAATTGACCAGTTCATCACCAGCGGCGAGCACAAGTGGGGCCGTCTGTGCGGTCTGACCATGTTGCTGCCACACGGTTATGAAGGGCAGGGCCCGGAGCACTCCTCCGCACGTCTTGAGCGTTACCTGCAATTGTGTGCCGAGCACAACATTCAGGTGTGCGTACCAACTACTCCAGCGCAGATCTATCACCTGCTGCGCCGTCAGGTTATCCGTCCGCTGCGCAAGCCGCTGATCGTACTGACGCCGAAGTCGTTGTTGCGTCACAAGTTGGCAGTCTCGACCCTGGAAGATCTGGCCGAAGGTTCGTTCCAGACCGTTATTCCGGAAATCGATGCGCAAGATCCGGCGAAAGTCGAACGCATTGTGCTGTGTAGCGGCAAGGTCTACTACGACCTGTTGGAAAAACGCCGTGCCGAAGGTCGTGATGACATCGCCATCGTGCGTCTTGAGCAGCTGTACCCGTTCCCTGAGGACGACTTGATTGAAGTCCTGGCTCCGTACAAAAACCTCAAACATATCGTTTGGTGTCAGGAAGAGCCGATGAACCAGGGTGCCTGGTACTGCAGCCAGCATCACATGCGCCGCATCATCAGCGGTCACAACAAGTCGCTCGTACTTGAGTACGCCGGCCGTGACGCTTCTGCTGCTCCTGCTTGTGGTTATGCATCGATGCACGCTGAGCAACAGGCAAAACTGTTGCAAGACGCGTTTACTGTTTAA